A single region of the Streptomyces sp. ITFR-16 genome encodes:
- a CDS encoding NPP1 family protein, with product MPLALAAAGVLVLAVPGSAFADVPGALPANADGLEQSFQPAYDYDGDGCYPTPAIGPDGTIAPGLKTTGAVNGSCHDSWDLDNTNGYARSLCNNGWCAVIYGLYFEKDQAVAGSGLGGHRHDWEHVVVWVQDNEAKYVSTSAHGNFNVYNRDEMLWDGTHPKVVYHKDGIGTHCFRRATSGDEPPENHYHQWQFPDLIGWNGYPAGLRDKLVQADFGSAVFGLKDGNFASHLEKAKPAGIPFDPYA from the coding sequence ATGCCGCTCGCACTGGCCGCGGCGGGGGTGCTGGTCCTCGCCGTGCCGGGCAGCGCCTTCGCCGACGTACCGGGCGCCCTGCCCGCCAACGCGGACGGCCTGGAGCAGTCGTTCCAGCCGGCCTACGACTACGACGGGGACGGCTGCTACCCGACCCCCGCCATCGGCCCCGACGGGACCATCGCCCCCGGACTCAAGACCACGGGCGCCGTCAACGGCAGCTGCCACGACTCCTGGGACCTCGACAACACCAACGGCTACGCGCGCTCCCTGTGCAACAACGGCTGGTGCGCCGTCATCTACGGCCTCTACTTCGAGAAGGACCAGGCCGTCGCCGGAAGCGGCCTCGGCGGGCACCGCCACGACTGGGAGCACGTCGTCGTGTGGGTGCAGGACAACGAGGCCAAATACGTCTCCACCTCCGCCCACGGCAACTTCAACGTGTACAACCGCGACGAGATGCTCTGGGACGGGACGCACCCCAAGGTCGTCTACCACAAGGACGGCATCGGGACGCACTGCTTCCGCCGCGCGACCTCCGGCGACGAGCCGCCGGAGAACCACTACCACCAGTGGCAGTTCCCCGACCTGATCGGCTGGAACGGCTACCCGGCCGGCCTCCGCGACAAGCTGGTGCAGGCCGACTTCGGCAGCGCCGTCTTCGGCCTGAAGGACGGCAACTTCGCCTCCCACCTGGAGAAGGCGAAGCCCGCCGGAATCCCCTTCGACCCCTACGCCTGA
- a CDS encoding XdhC/CoxI family protein: protein MLDIAAELRQWAEEGRDFAVATVVAVGGSAPRGPGAAMAVDTGGAVIGSVSGGCVEGAVYELCVQALRDGRTVRERFGYSDEDAFAVGLTCGGVIDVLVAPVPSGATVLRAAAAAAGHDAPAALTRVVRGPDALLGRALLVRADGTYEGSIDGRAELDRRAAAEAKALLDTGRTGTVGIAEDGTSCPGGLTLFVESSVPPPRMIVFGAVDFATALVRAGRFLGYHVTVCDARPVFATRARFPEADDLVVDWPHRYLRSTATDDRTVLCVLTHDAKFDVPLLETALRLPAAYVGAMGSRRTHEDRDRRLREAGVGDEELGRLRSPIGLDLGARTPEETALSIAAEIVAMRRGGTGAPLTGSRTPIHHDTHGGDARTAA from the coding sequence GTGCTTGACATCGCTGCTGAGCTGCGTCAATGGGCCGAGGAGGGGCGGGACTTCGCGGTCGCCACCGTGGTGGCCGTCGGCGGCAGCGCGCCACGCGGCCCCGGCGCCGCCATGGCCGTCGACACCGGGGGCGCCGTCATCGGCTCGGTCTCCGGGGGCTGTGTGGAGGGCGCCGTGTACGAGCTGTGCGTCCAGGCGCTCCGGGACGGCCGGACGGTACGGGAGCGGTTCGGGTACAGCGACGAGGACGCCTTCGCCGTGGGGCTCACCTGCGGCGGTGTCATCGATGTCCTCGTCGCGCCGGTGCCCTCCGGCGCGACGGTCCTGCGGGCGGCTGCGGCGGCGGCCGGACACGACGCCCCGGCGGCGCTCACCCGGGTGGTCAGGGGTCCCGATGCCCTGCTCGGCCGGGCGCTGCTGGTGCGGGCCGACGGAACGTACGAAGGCAGCATCGACGGACGTGCGGAGCTGGACCGCAGGGCGGCGGCGGAGGCCAAGGCGCTGCTGGACACCGGCCGTACGGGCACCGTCGGCATCGCGGAGGACGGCACGAGCTGTCCGGGCGGTCTGACCCTGTTCGTGGAGTCGAGCGTGCCGCCGCCCCGGATGATCGTGTTCGGCGCCGTGGACTTCGCCACGGCGCTCGTCCGGGCGGGCCGCTTCCTCGGGTACCACGTGACCGTGTGCGACGCGCGGCCGGTCTTCGCCACCCGCGCCCGCTTCCCCGAGGCGGACGACCTGGTGGTCGACTGGCCGCACCGGTATCTGCGCAGCACCGCGACCGACGACCGAACCGTCCTGTGCGTGCTCACCCATGACGCCAAGTTCGATGTGCCGCTGCTGGAGACGGCGCTGCGGCTGCCGGCCGCGTACGTCGGCGCGATGGGCTCGCGCCGTACCCACGAGGACCGCGACCGGCGGCTGCGCGAAGCCGGCGTCGGCGACGAGGAGCTGGGCCGGCTGCGCTCACCGATCGGCCTGGACCTCGGCGCCCGGACCCCCGAGGAGACGGCGCTGTCCATCGCGGCGGAGATCGTCGCGATGCGCCGGGGCGGGACGGGCGCACCGCTGACCGGCTCGCGGACGCCCATCCACCACGACACCCACGGCGGGGACGCGCGCACGGCGGCCTGA
- a CDS encoding xanthine dehydrogenase family protein molybdopterin-binding subunit, producing MTTTTDSTTATGAVGSARTRVEGLAKVTGAARYAGEIPFADLAHGWLVLSTVARGRVRSVADGPVLAMPGVLTVLHHGNAPRVDTDYMGMLGRPNPVVGLFQHDRVPFAGWPVALVVAETSEQAREAAEALVVRYEEEPHDVDFSSGHPGAYKPEGNPMVEADTEKGDLDTGLRDAAHVVDEEYSTPEEHHNSMEPHAATARWEGGRLDVVDSNQGTSWVAGELASLFSLDPGSVRVRSEHVGGGFGSKGLAPHQVAAVMATTLLHRPVRVVLTRRQMFSLVGFRSPTAQRVTLGADADGRLCAFDHRSLSLTSTVHEFVESSAGVGRVMYDADAHRTAHRLVRLDVPTPTWMRAPGEAPGSFALESAMDELAEKCGLDPVELRKRNEPGAGPVSGLPFSGRNLLACFEEGARRFGWAGRDPRPGVRREGRWLLGTGVAAASFPAGVGASTAAVTAEPDGRFTVRINAADIGTGARTAMASVAADELRVDPDRIVVRLGDSDLGPAWIAGGSMGTRSWAWAVRLAAGELRERLALGGAVPPEGLTARSDTADAIGALPQRERHSFGAQFAEAAVDVTTGEVRVRRMLGIFAAGTIVNPLTARGQLIGGMTWGLSMALHEEAVRDRASGGFVNADLAGYHVAAHADVPPIEADWVDDHDPDDPVGIKGIGEIGIVGAAAAIANAVWHATGVRHRRLPIRPDRVLAAGEGHRGA from the coding sequence ATGACCACGACGACCGACAGCACCACCGCGACGGGAGCCGTCGGCTCCGCCCGCACCCGTGTGGAGGGACTGGCCAAGGTCACCGGCGCGGCCCGCTACGCCGGGGAGATCCCGTTCGCCGACCTCGCCCACGGCTGGCTGGTGCTGTCCACCGTGGCCCGCGGCCGCGTCCGGTCCGTCGCGGACGGGCCCGTGCTGGCCATGCCCGGCGTGCTCACCGTCCTGCACCACGGCAACGCCCCGCGCGTCGACACCGACTACATGGGCATGCTGGGGCGGCCCAATCCGGTGGTCGGGCTCTTCCAGCACGACCGCGTCCCGTTCGCCGGCTGGCCCGTGGCGCTGGTCGTCGCCGAGACGTCGGAGCAGGCCAGGGAGGCCGCCGAGGCGCTGGTGGTCCGCTACGAGGAGGAACCGCACGACGTCGACTTCTCCTCCGGGCACCCCGGCGCGTACAAGCCCGAGGGCAACCCGATGGTCGAGGCCGACACGGAGAAGGGCGATCTCGACACCGGCCTCCGGGACGCGGCCCACGTCGTGGACGAGGAGTACTCCACCCCGGAGGAGCACCACAACTCCATGGAGCCGCACGCGGCGACCGCCCGCTGGGAGGGCGGCCGGCTGGACGTCGTCGACTCCAACCAGGGCACCAGCTGGGTCGCCGGTGAACTCGCCTCCCTCTTCTCGCTGGACCCCGGCTCCGTCCGGGTGCGCTCCGAGCACGTCGGCGGCGGCTTCGGCTCGAAGGGCCTGGCCCCGCACCAGGTGGCCGCCGTCATGGCCACCACCCTGCTCCACCGCCCCGTGCGGGTCGTGCTGACGCGGCGCCAGATGTTCTCGCTCGTCGGGTTCCGCAGCCCCACGGCCCAGCGGGTCACGCTCGGTGCCGACGCGGACGGCCGGCTGTGCGCCTTCGACCACCGCTCGCTGAGCCTCACCTCGACCGTGCACGAGTTCGTGGAGTCGAGCGCCGGGGTGGGGCGCGTCATGTACGACGCCGACGCGCACCGCACCGCCCACCGGCTGGTGCGCCTCGATGTGCCGACGCCCACCTGGATGCGGGCGCCGGGCGAGGCGCCGGGCTCCTTCGCCCTCGAATCGGCGATGGACGAACTGGCCGAGAAGTGCGGCCTGGACCCGGTCGAGCTGCGGAAGCGCAACGAACCGGGCGCCGGCCCCGTCTCCGGGCTGCCCTTCAGCGGCCGCAATCTGCTCGCCTGCTTCGAGGAGGGCGCCCGCAGGTTCGGCTGGGCAGGCCGCGACCCGCGACCCGGAGTGCGCCGCGAGGGCCGCTGGCTGCTGGGCACCGGGGTGGCGGCGGCCTCCTTCCCGGCCGGCGTCGGCGCGTCGACCGCGGCCGTCACGGCGGAGCCGGACGGCCGCTTCACCGTACGGATCAATGCGGCCGACATCGGGACCGGGGCGAGGACGGCGATGGCCTCGGTGGCGGCCGACGAGCTGCGGGTGGACCCGGACCGCATCGTGGTGCGCCTCGGGGACAGCGACCTGGGCCCGGCGTGGATCGCCGGAGGCTCCATGGGCACCCGCTCCTGGGCCTGGGCGGTGCGGCTGGCCGCCGGCGAACTGCGGGAGCGGCTCGCGCTCGGCGGAGCCGTACCGCCGGAGGGTCTCACCGCCCGGTCGGACACCGCCGACGCCATCGGCGCCCTGCCCCAGAGGGAACGGCACTCCTTCGGGGCGCAGTTCGCCGAGGCCGCGGTGGACGTCACCACCGGCGAGGTGCGCGTCCGCAGGATGCTGGGCATCTTCGCGGCGGGCACCATCGTCAACCCGCTCACCGCCCGCGGCCAGCTCATCGGCGGCATGACCTGGGGCCTGTCCATGGCCCTCCACGAGGAGGCGGTCCGGGACCGGGCGTCCGGAGGTTTCGTCAACGCGGACCTGGCCGGCTACCACGTCGCCGCCCACGCGGACGTCCCGCCCATCGAGGCGGACTGGGTGGACGACCACGACCCGGACGACCCGGTCGGGATCAAGGGCATCGGCGAGATCGGCATCGTGGGCGCCGCCGCCGCGATCGCCAACGCGGTCTGGCACGCGACGGGGGTGCGCCACCGCCGTCTGCCGATCCGCCCGGACCGCGTGCTCGCCGCCGGGGAGGGGCACCGGGGTGCTTGA
- a CDS encoding xanthine dehydrogenase family protein subunit M, protein MREFGYERVFDVAGAVALLGTDPGARPLGGGTNLVDLMKAGVERPGLLVDVQELPLGTVESTADGGLRIGATVTNSELAAHPDVRRRYPALAQAVLAGASGQLRNMATVGGNLLQRTRCGYFADLGKPCNKRTPGSGCPAVAGEHHNHAILGASEHCVATHPSDMAVALAALDAVITYETAEGPGELPLDAFYLPVGATPHIETALPGGALITGVTLPPAAVAAHSRYRKVRERASFAFAIGSVAAALDVRDGAVHEVRLAFGAVASRPWRARAAERALTGGPADAEAFAAAAEAELAAAEALPENAYKVTLMRNLVVAVLTELAEEAAR, encoded by the coding sequence ATGAGGGAGTTCGGTTACGAACGCGTCTTCGACGTCGCCGGGGCCGTCGCCCTGCTCGGTACGGACCCAGGGGCCCGGCCGCTCGGCGGCGGCACCAACCTCGTCGACCTGATGAAGGCGGGCGTCGAACGGCCCGGCCTCCTCGTCGACGTCCAGGAACTCCCGCTCGGCACCGTCGAGTCCACCGCGGACGGCGGGCTGCGCATCGGTGCGACCGTCACCAACAGCGAGCTGGCCGCCCACCCCGACGTACGACGCCGCTACCCGGCGCTCGCCCAGGCCGTCCTGGCCGGCGCCTCCGGGCAGCTGCGCAACATGGCCACGGTCGGCGGCAACCTCCTCCAGCGGACCCGCTGCGGCTACTTCGCCGACCTCGGCAAGCCGTGCAACAAGCGGACCCCCGGCAGCGGTTGCCCCGCCGTCGCGGGCGAGCACCACAACCACGCGATCCTCGGCGCGTCCGAGCACTGCGTGGCGACCCACCCCTCCGACATGGCGGTCGCCCTCGCGGCCCTCGACGCCGTCATCACGTACGAGACGGCCGAGGGGCCCGGCGAGCTGCCGCTCGACGCCTTCTACCTCCCGGTGGGGGCCACCCCGCACATCGAGACCGCGCTGCCGGGCGGCGCGCTGATCACCGGCGTCACCCTGCCGCCCGCCGCCGTCGCCGCGCACTCCCGCTACCGCAAGGTACGCGAGCGCGCCTCGTTCGCCTTCGCCATCGGGTCCGTCGCCGCCGCCCTCGACGTGCGCGACGGTGCCGTCCACGAGGTACGCCTCGCCTTCGGCGCGGTGGCGTCCCGGCCCTGGCGCGCCCGCGCCGCCGAGCGGGCGCTGACCGGCGGTCCGGCCGACGCCGAGGCGTTCGCCGCCGCGGCCGAGGCCGAGCTGGCGGCTGCCGAGGCCCTTCCGGAGAACGCGTACAAGGTGACGCTGATGCGCAACCTCGTCGTGGCCGTGCTCACCGAACTCGCCGAGGAGGCCGCCCGATGA
- a CDS encoding 2Fe-2S iron-sulfur cluster-binding protein, producing the protein MAPSTSSAVTLNINGEKYTLPVDHRTTLLDALRERLDLTGTKKGCDQGQCGACTVLLDGRRAVSCLQLAVAAEGREITTIEGVADGDRLHPVQQAFLDLDGYQCGYCTPGQICSALGMIQEHAEGWPSAVTEDVGPQTEVPALTAEEIRERMSGNLCRCGAYVSIVQAVARAAETVTTEAEELPA; encoded by the coding sequence ATGGCCCCATCGACGTCCAGTGCCGTCACCCTGAACATCAATGGCGAAAAATACACGCTGCCCGTCGACCACCGCACCACCCTGCTCGACGCCTTACGCGAGCGTCTCGATCTGACCGGTACGAAGAAGGGCTGCGACCAGGGCCAGTGCGGCGCCTGCACGGTGCTGCTCGACGGGCGCCGGGCGGTGTCCTGCCTCCAGCTCGCGGTCGCCGCCGAGGGGCGCGAGATCACGACGATCGAGGGCGTGGCCGACGGCGACCGGCTGCATCCGGTCCAGCAGGCCTTCCTCGACCTCGACGGCTACCAGTGCGGCTACTGCACCCCCGGCCAGATCTGTTCGGCGCTCGGGATGATCCAGGAGCACGCCGAGGGCTGGCCGAGCGCCGTGACCGAGGACGTCGGGCCGCAGACGGAGGTGCCCGCGCTCACCGCCGAGGAGATCCGTGAGCGGATGAGCGGCAACCTCTGCCGCTGCGGCGCCTATGTGTCGATCGTGCAGGCGGTCGCCCGGGCGGCGGAGACGGTCACCACCGAGGCCGAGGAGCTGCCGGCATGA
- a CDS encoding TetR/AcrR family transcriptional regulator, translating to MLDGRSTPRRPDAQRNRERILDVALTELTRAADTPVSVIAKKAGVGQGTFYRNFPHREALVLEVYRYEMQQVADTAAQLLRDGPADRALREWMDRLAQYAMAKSGLADALRTTTSRYSSLAELGHGPVTGAIRLLLEANDAAGTIRPGVTCDDFLLAIAGLWQLDPHTDWQPRAARLFDLVTDGLRAGAPSV from the coding sequence GTGCTGGACGGGAGGAGCACGCCTCGACGGCCGGACGCGCAGCGCAATCGCGAGCGCATCCTCGATGTCGCGCTGACCGAGCTGACCCGGGCGGCGGACACCCCCGTGAGCGTGATCGCGAAGAAGGCGGGCGTCGGACAGGGCACGTTCTACCGCAACTTCCCCCACCGCGAGGCCCTCGTCCTGGAGGTCTACCGCTACGAGATGCAGCAGGTCGCCGACACGGCCGCCCAGTTGCTCCGGGACGGCCCCGCCGACCGGGCCCTGCGGGAGTGGATGGACCGGCTGGCGCAGTACGCCATGGCCAAGTCGGGGCTGGCCGACGCGCTGCGGACCACCACCAGCAGGTACAGCAGCCTGGCCGAGCTCGGCCACGGCCCGGTGACCGGGGCGATCCGGCTCCTGCTGGAGGCGAACGACGCGGCCGGCACCATCCGCCCCGGAGTGACGTGCGACGACTTCCTGCTCGCCATCGCCGGTCTCTGGCAGCTCGACCCGCACACCGACTGGCAGCCGCGTGCCGCCCGGCTGTTCGACCTCGTGACGGACGGCCTGCGGGCGGGGGCGCCGTCGGTCTGA
- a CDS encoding DUF2201 family putative metallopeptidase, with amino-acid sequence MTRGEPGALDLDKLFAARLQAARARPYLATALFALHTVESRWVPTMAVDRHWRCYVSPGFVDRTPVEELAGVWVHEVSHLLRDHHGRSDRFAREHGLTGPAERLRMNIAADCEINDDAFGDGLVRPAGAVEPEALGLPEGELMEEYLSRFRLGPHTQHLAWLDCGSGADGLERGWELGPDGAHGLSAQERDAVRFRVAQGITGRPGDASKGWQRWAEEVFHPPQPWRQLLGAAVRSAASGPGAGEDYTYGRPSRRSVAVPGAVLPSLRRRPPRVAVVVDTSGSVSDTELGSALLEVTAISRAVGGRRDLVTVLSCDAATRVVHPLCRAEGIPLAGGGGTDLRSGFARALRAHPRPDVVVALTDGQTPWPSAPPPCRTVVGLFDRSVTRSWDEEDPDYVPEAPPAWARVVTIGRTGAAR; translated from the coding sequence ATGACACGGGGCGAGCCAGGGGCCCTGGACCTCGACAAGCTGTTCGCCGCCCGGCTGCAGGCGGCCAGGGCCCGGCCGTACCTGGCGACTGCGCTGTTCGCGCTGCACACCGTGGAGTCGCGGTGGGTCCCGACGATGGCGGTCGACCGGCACTGGCGGTGCTATGTCTCACCGGGCTTCGTGGACCGCACACCGGTCGAGGAGCTGGCCGGGGTCTGGGTGCACGAGGTGTCGCACCTCCTGCGCGACCACCACGGGCGCAGCGACCGTTTCGCGCGGGAGCACGGACTGACCGGCCCGGCCGAACGGCTGCGGATGAACATCGCCGCCGACTGCGAGATCAACGACGACGCGTTCGGCGACGGGCTGGTCCGCCCGGCCGGTGCCGTCGAACCGGAGGCGCTGGGGCTGCCGGAGGGCGAACTGATGGAGGAGTACCTGAGCAGGTTCCGGCTCGGCCCGCATACCCAGCATCTGGCCTGGCTGGACTGCGGCAGTGGCGCCGACGGGCTGGAGCGGGGCTGGGAGCTGGGCCCGGACGGCGCCCACGGGCTGAGCGCGCAGGAGCGGGACGCGGTGCGCTTCCGGGTGGCCCAGGGCATCACCGGCCGCCCGGGGGACGCGTCGAAGGGGTGGCAGCGGTGGGCCGAGGAGGTGTTCCATCCGCCGCAGCCCTGGCGGCAGTTGCTGGGCGCGGCCGTCCGCTCGGCGGCCTCGGGCCCGGGGGCGGGGGAGGACTACACCTACGGCCGGCCCTCCCGGCGCTCGGTCGCGGTGCCCGGAGCCGTCCTGCCCAGTCTGAGGCGCAGGCCGCCCCGGGTCGCGGTCGTCGTCGACACCTCCGGCTCGGTCAGCGACACCGAACTGGGCAGCGCGCTGCTGGAGGTCACCGCCATCTCCCGTGCGGTGGGCGGCCGTCGGGACCTGGTGACCGTGCTCTCGTGCGACGCGGCGACCCGGGTGGTGCACCCGCTGTGCCGGGCGGAGGGCATCCCGCTGGCAGGCGGTGGCGGGACGGATCTGCGGTCGGGGTTCGCCCGGGCCCTGCGGGCGCACCCCCGGCCCGATGTCGTGGTGGCGCTCACCGACGGGCAGACACCCTGGCCGAGCGCACCGCCGCCGTGCCGGACGGTGGTGGGGCTGTTCGACCGGTCGGTGACGCGGTCGTGGGACGAGGAGGATCCCGATTACGTCCCCGAGGCACCACCCGCGTGGGCCCGCGTGGTGACCATCGGGCGGACGGGCGCCGCACGGTGA
- a CDS encoding MoxR family ATPase: MPKRTPDAPARALRTQLDVAGELMALLRDTTTEPRPDTQLEALTLAVAADLPVLLWGEPGIGKSAALTQLAESLDLPLTTVIASVHEPSDFSGLPVVGDDPAGQGVPMAPPDWAVRLVRAGRGLLFLDELSTAPPAVQAALLRLVLERRIGALQLPPGVRIVAAANPRSSAADGWELSPPLANRFVHLQWVHDHEVVVRGLGGTWPRATLPRLAPERLAQAVALARRAVCGLLAARPALVHRMPSGETRRGGAWPSPRSWETTLRLIAFATAAEASRDVLSLLVRGAVGDGPGLELLASMDRMDLPDPETLLADPAVAELPERGDLRQAVLDGVVAAVRERPDRSRWDAAWALLVRAVETGAPDLVVVPATTLATLRQGDWDVPPSIEALAGAVSISRRAEQAAARAAVATKARR, translated from the coding sequence ATGCCCAAACGCACTCCGGATGCGCCCGCGCGCGCCCTCCGCACCCAACTGGACGTCGCAGGCGAGCTCATGGCCCTCCTGCGCGACACCACCACCGAGCCCCGCCCCGACACCCAGCTGGAGGCCCTCACCCTGGCCGTCGCCGCCGACCTGCCCGTACTTCTGTGGGGCGAGCCGGGCATCGGCAAGAGCGCCGCCCTCACCCAGCTCGCCGAGTCCCTGGACCTTCCGCTGACCACGGTCATCGCCAGCGTGCACGAACCGTCCGACTTCTCCGGCCTGCCCGTCGTCGGGGACGACCCGGCCGGGCAGGGCGTCCCGATGGCCCCGCCGGACTGGGCGGTGCGGCTGGTGCGTGCCGGGCGGGGGCTGCTGTTCCTCGACGAGCTGTCCACCGCACCGCCCGCCGTCCAGGCCGCCCTGCTCCGCCTCGTCCTGGAACGACGGATCGGCGCCCTCCAACTGCCGCCCGGCGTAAGGATCGTGGCCGCCGCCAACCCGCGCTCGTCGGCGGCCGACGGCTGGGAGCTCAGCCCGCCGCTGGCCAACCGCTTCGTCCACCTCCAGTGGGTCCACGACCACGAGGTCGTCGTGCGCGGTCTCGGCGGGACCTGGCCCCGCGCGACCCTGCCCCGGCTCGCGCCCGAACGGCTCGCGCAGGCCGTCGCCCTCGCCCGCCGGGCGGTGTGCGGGCTGCTCGCCGCGCGCCCCGCCCTCGTCCACCGGATGCCCAGCGGGGAGACCCGCCGGGGCGGCGCCTGGCCCTCGCCCCGGAGCTGGGAGACGACCCTGCGCCTCATCGCCTTCGCGACCGCCGCCGAAGCCTCGCGCGACGTGCTGTCCCTGCTGGTCAGGGGTGCGGTCGGGGACGGCCCGGGGCTGGAGCTGCTGGCGAGCATGGACCGGATGGACCTCCCGGACCCGGAGACGCTGCTCGCCGACCCGGCGGTCGCCGAACTGCCCGAGCGCGGCGATCTGCGGCAGGCCGTGCTGGACGGCGTGGTCGCCGCCGTCCGCGAGCGGCCCGACCGGTCCCGCTGGGACGCGGCCTGGGCGCTCCTGGTCCGGGCCGTGGAGACCGGTGCGCCCGACCTGGTCGTGGTCCCCGCCACCACGCTGGCCACCCTGCGGCAGGGGGACTGGGACGTACCGCCGTCGATCGAGGCGCTCGCCGGTGCGGTCTCGATCTCCCGGCGCGCCGAACAGGCGGCTGCCCGCGCGGCCGTCGCCACCAAGGCCCGCCGATGA
- a CDS encoding LLM class flavin-dependent oxidoreductase: protein MSRIPLGVLDLVPVPSGSTAADALRHTIDLAQRTERAGYARYWFAEHHLNPGVAGTSPAVVLALTASATSTIRIGSGAVQLGHRTALSTVEEFGLIDALHPGRLDLGLGRSGGRAPGHKEAPAPAPTTIPVVDGLTPNGLKIPERFSFAHLLGSPRFALQHRLLHLPGAESQDYGEQVDDILALLGGTYRSADGIEAHAVPGEGADLQVWILGSSGGQSADVAGRNGLRFAANYHVSPATVLEAAEGYRAAFRPSDELGKPYVSVSADVVVAEDDETARELATGYGPWVRSIRSGEGAIAFPTPDEARAHPWTDADRELVADRVDTQFVGSPGRVADGLERLQEATGADELLITTITHDHADRVRSYELLAEEWRRR from the coding sequence ATGTCCCGTATCCCTCTCGGTGTCCTCGACCTCGTCCCGGTCCCGTCCGGATCCACGGCCGCCGACGCCCTGCGCCACACGATCGACCTGGCCCAGCGGACCGAGCGGGCCGGCTACGCCCGCTACTGGTTCGCCGAGCACCACCTCAACCCGGGCGTGGCCGGCACCTCGCCCGCCGTCGTCCTGGCACTGACGGCGTCCGCGACCTCGACGATCAGGATCGGCTCCGGAGCCGTCCAGCTGGGCCACCGCACCGCCCTGTCGACCGTCGAGGAGTTCGGCCTCATCGACGCCCTGCACCCCGGCCGGCTCGACCTGGGCCTCGGGCGCTCCGGCGGCCGTGCCCCCGGACACAAGGAAGCGCCCGCGCCCGCGCCGACCACCATCCCGGTCGTCGACGGCCTCACCCCCAACGGCCTGAAGATCCCGGAGCGGTTCTCCTTCGCCCATCTGCTGGGCTCGCCGAGATTCGCACTCCAGCACCGGCTCCTGCACCTGCCGGGCGCCGAGTCGCAGGACTACGGCGAGCAGGTCGACGACATCCTCGCGCTCCTGGGCGGCACCTACCGGTCGGCCGACGGCATCGAGGCACACGCCGTCCCCGGCGAGGGGGCCGACCTCCAGGTGTGGATCCTGGGCAGCAGCGGCGGCCAGAGCGCCGATGTCGCCGGCCGCAACGGGCTCCGCTTCGCCGCCAATTACCACGTCAGCCCGGCGACCGTGCTGGAGGCGGCCGAGGGCTACCGTGCCGCGTTCCGGCCGTCCGACGAGCTCGGCAAGCCGTACGTCAGCGTCTCCGCCGACGTGGTGGTGGCCGAGGACGACGAGACGGCCCGCGAACTGGCCACGGGGTACGGTCCCTGGGTCCGCAGCATCCGCTCGGGCGAGGGCGCCATCGCCTTCCCCACACCGGACGAGGCCCGCGCCCATCCGTGGACCGACGCGGACCGGGAGCTGGTCGCGGACCGCGTCGACACCCAGTTCGTCGGCTCGCCGGGGCGGGTCGCCGACGGCCTGGAACGCCTTCAGGAGGCCACGGGCGCGGACGAGTTGCTCATCACCACCATCACCCACGACCACGCGGACCGGGTGCGGTCCTACGAACTGCTGGCCGAGGAGTGGCGGCGGCGATGA